From one Streptomyces sp. N50 genomic stretch:
- a CDS encoding dihydrodipicolinate synthase family protein, protein MTFPAPLTGVVPPVCTPLTPDREVDVRSLLRLVDHLVEAGVHGLFLLGSTSEAAYLTDRQRRYVVEAVVAHVGGQLPVLAGAIDMTTPRVLDHVAAVTDAGADAVVVTAPFYTRTHPAEIARHYRLIAAASPVPVVAYDLPASVHTKLPSDLVLELAAEGVLAGLKDSSGDLAGFRTVVTGARVHPDITGFSVLTGSELFVDSALALGADGAVPGLANVDPHGYVRLDALCRGGDWERARAEQERLCALFGLVGVGDPARMGGSSSALGAFKAALYLRGVIECPATAEPQVGLSAGEVERVGKFLAGAGLL, encoded by the coding sequence ATGACCTTCCCCGCCCCGCTGACCGGTGTCGTACCGCCCGTCTGCACGCCCCTGACACCGGACCGCGAGGTGGACGTCCGTTCACTGCTCAGGCTTGTCGACCATCTCGTCGAGGCGGGGGTGCACGGGCTGTTCCTGCTCGGGTCGACGTCGGAGGCGGCGTATCTGACGGACCGGCAGCGGAGGTACGTGGTCGAGGCGGTGGTGGCTCATGTCGGCGGCCAACTCCCTGTGCTGGCAGGGGCGATCGACATGACGACGCCTCGGGTTCTGGACCATGTGGCCGCCGTGACGGACGCGGGGGCGGACGCGGTGGTGGTGACCGCGCCCTTCTACACGCGCACCCACCCGGCGGAGATCGCCCGCCACTACCGCCTGATCGCCGCCGCGTCGCCGGTCCCCGTGGTCGCCTACGACCTCCCCGCCTCCGTCCATACGAAGCTGCCGTCCGACCTCGTCCTCGAACTCGCCGCCGAGGGGGTGCTGGCCGGGCTCAAGGACTCCAGCGGGGACCTCGCCGGCTTCCGTACGGTCGTCACCGGCGCGCGGGTCCATCCGGACATCACCGGGTTCAGTGTCCTCACCGGGTCCGAACTCTTCGTCGACTCGGCGCTGGCCCTGGGCGCGGACGGGGCGGTGCCCGGTCTCGCCAACGTCGATCCGCACGGGTACGTCCGTCTCGACGCGCTGTGCCGGGGTGGGGACTGGGAGCGGGCCCGTGCCGAACAGGAGCGGCTGTGCGCCTTGTTCGGGTTGGTGGGGGTGGGGGACCCGGCGCGGATGGGGGGTAGTTCGTCGGCGCTGGGGGCGTTCAAGGCGGCGCTGTATCTGCGGGGGGTGATCGAGTGTCCGGCGACTGCGGAGCCTCAGGTGGGGTTGTCCGCGGGTGAGGTGGAGCGGGTGGGGAAGTTTCTGGCGGGGGCGGGGTTGCTGTAA
- a CDS encoding ABC transporter ATP-binding protein, translated as MGVGGVSRTGVEGGQVAGALVELAGAHVVHKARSGGLFSRDRVYALTGADLVIAPGETVGVVGESGCGKSTLAKVLVGVQRPTSGTVSFRGRDLWSMPDGERRAAVGTGIGMIFQDPSTALNRRLTIRQILRDPLDVHARGTKAEREERVRELMSLVGLPRALADGLPGQLSGGQRQRVAIARALALSPDLVVADEPTSALDVSVRAQILNLLLDLKERLGLALVFVSHDIQTVRRMSDRVITMYLGRIVEETPADQVTDRARHPYTRALFSATPGLLHPIDPIPLIGPVPSATRPPSGCPFRTRCWKADDVCASAMPDFSPASTPGHFYRCHHPVEEDLSTRDLVRQSRPMEPS; from the coding sequence ATGGGGGTGGGCGGTGTGAGTCGTACGGGTGTTGAGGGTGGTCAAGTGGCTGGTGCGTTGGTTGAGTTGGCCGGTGCTCATGTCGTGCACAAGGCGCGCAGTGGGGGGTTGTTCAGCCGGGATCGGGTTTATGCGCTGACCGGGGCCGATCTCGTCATCGCGCCCGGTGAGACGGTCGGGGTGGTCGGTGAGTCCGGGTGTGGGAAGTCCACGCTGGCCAAGGTGTTGGTGGGCGTGCAGCGGCCGACGTCCGGGACGGTGTCCTTCCGGGGCCGGGACCTGTGGTCGATGCCGGACGGCGAACGCCGGGCCGCGGTGGGCACCGGCATCGGCATGATCTTCCAGGACCCGTCGACCGCGCTGAACCGGCGGTTGACGATCCGCCAGATACTGCGGGATCCGCTGGACGTGCACGCTCGCGGGACGAAGGCCGAACGCGAGGAACGGGTACGGGAGTTGATGTCGCTGGTAGGCCTCCCGCGCGCCCTGGCCGACGGCCTCCCGGGACAGCTCTCCGGCGGCCAGCGCCAACGCGTCGCGATCGCACGGGCGTTGGCGCTGAGCCCCGACCTGGTGGTGGCCGACGAACCGACCAGCGCGCTGGACGTGTCGGTGCGGGCCCAGATCCTCAACCTGCTCCTGGACCTGAAGGAACGCCTCGGCCTGGCCCTGGTGTTCGTGTCCCACGACATCCAGACGGTACGGCGGATGAGCGACCGGGTGATCACCATGTACCTGGGCCGGATCGTCGAGGAGACCCCGGCCGACCAGGTCACCGACCGGGCGAGGCATCCGTATACGAGGGCCCTCTTCTCGGCGACCCCCGGCCTCCTCCACCCCATCGACCCGATCCCGCTGATCGGGCCGGTGCCGTCGGCGACGCGACCGCCGAGCGGCTGCCCGTTCCGCACCCGCTGCTGGAAGGCGGACGACGTGTGCGCGTCCGCCATGCCGGACTTTTCGCCCGCGTCGACACCGGGACATTTCTACCGTTGCCACCATCCTGTAGAGGAGGATCTGTCCACCCGCGACCTCGTTCGCCAAAGCCGCCCCATGGAGCCTTCATGA
- a CDS encoding ABC transporter permease — MVTVVRILARRIVLLVPLMLGIVLFVFVVMRFSDVDPASAFFQGANPTPRQLHDFRERNGLLDPLPLRYVHFVGALLHGDMGTSALTRAPVLQQVTTALPLTLQLTFLGLVIAVVLSLLGGVTAAIYRDRLPDQIIRVVSLTGVAAPGFWLALLMIQYLAVDQGWFPTGGYINPADSLTGWLKTMALPALALSLPVAAQLTRVVRTSVVEELDKDYVRTAIGSGLPPRVVVGRNVLRNALMNPLTVLGLRVGYLLGGAVVIETIFSLPGMGKLMIDAVQNGDPAVVQGVVLTTATGFVVVNLVIDILYLLVNPRLRDAS; from the coding sequence ATGGTCACCGTCGTCAGGATTCTGGCCCGCCGTATCGTCCTGCTCGTTCCGCTGATGCTCGGCATCGTGCTGTTCGTGTTCGTGGTGATGCGCTTCTCGGACGTCGACCCGGCGTCCGCGTTCTTCCAGGGCGCCAACCCGACCCCGCGGCAACTGCACGACTTCCGCGAGCGGAACGGCCTGCTCGATCCGCTGCCGCTGCGCTACGTCCACTTCGTGGGCGCACTCCTGCACGGCGACATGGGCACCAGCGCGCTGACCCGGGCACCGGTCCTCCAGCAGGTCACCACCGCACTGCCGCTCACCCTCCAACTCACCTTCCTGGGACTGGTGATCGCGGTGGTGCTGTCGCTGCTCGGCGGGGTGACGGCGGCGATCTACCGTGACCGGCTGCCCGACCAGATCATCCGGGTCGTGTCGCTGACCGGGGTCGCGGCGCCCGGCTTCTGGCTGGCGCTGCTGATGATCCAGTACCTGGCCGTGGACCAGGGCTGGTTCCCGACCGGCGGCTACATCAACCCGGCGGACTCCCTCACCGGCTGGCTCAAGACGATGGCCCTCCCGGCGCTGGCCCTCTCCCTCCCGGTGGCGGCCCAACTCACGCGCGTCGTAAGGACGTCGGTGGTCGAGGAGCTGGACAAGGACTACGTCCGGACGGCGATCGGCAGCGGTCTGCCACCGCGGGTCGTGGTCGGCCGGAACGTGCTGCGCAACGCCCTCATGAACCCGCTGACCGTGCTGGGCCTGCGCGTCGGATACCTGCTCGGCGGTGCGGTCGTCATCGAGACCATCTTCTCCCTCCCCGGGATGGGCAAGCTGATGATCGACGCCGTGCAGAACGGCGACCCGGCCGTCGTCCAGGGCGTGGTGCTCACGACGGCGACCGGGTTCGTCGTGGTGAACCTCGTCATCGACATCCTCTATCTGCTGGTCAACCCCCGCCTGAGGGATGCCTCCTGA
- a CDS encoding TerB family tellurite resistance protein: MLPERGRDGRVVHEGRAARVLGIRTAWTSVGDGEFFCPGCGGDRNYQRLTGRRRFTLLGMPVLPRGDTGPVVECAACQGHYGTDVLDHPTTSRFSAMLRDAVHTVALAVLAAGGSCARTSLEAAAGTVRAAGFQECTEEQLGALVEALAADTGRVFGEPSGAGLAIELHEALDPLAPHLAPAGRESILLQGARIALADGPYTPAERDALATVGAALTICSDDVTRLLAAARTPS; this comes from the coding sequence GTGCTGCCTGAACGGGGACGAGACGGCCGAGTGGTCCATGAGGGCCGAGCGGCGCGCGTGCTGGGCATCCGTACCGCGTGGACCAGCGTCGGGGACGGCGAGTTCTTCTGCCCAGGATGCGGGGGCGACCGCAACTACCAGCGGCTCACCGGGCGCCGCCGCTTCACCCTGCTCGGCATGCCGGTGCTGCCGCGCGGCGACACCGGTCCGGTCGTCGAGTGCGCGGCCTGCCAAGGCCACTACGGCACCGACGTCCTCGACCACCCCACCACGAGCCGCTTCTCCGCCATGCTCCGCGACGCCGTCCACACGGTCGCCCTCGCGGTCCTCGCGGCGGGCGGCAGCTGCGCCCGTACGTCCCTGGAGGCCGCCGCGGGCACCGTGCGGGCCGCCGGCTTCCAGGAGTGCACGGAGGAACAGCTCGGCGCCCTCGTCGAGGCGCTGGCCGCCGACACGGGCCGCGTCTTCGGTGAACCCAGCGGAGCGGGCCTCGCCATAGAACTCCACGAGGCGCTGGATCCCCTGGCCCCGCACCTCGCCCCCGCCGGCCGCGAATCGATCCTCCTCCAGGGCGCCCGCATCGCCCTCGCGGATGGCCCCTACACCCCGGCGGAACGCGACGCCCTCGCGACGGTGGGCGCGGCGCTCACCATCTGCTCGGACGACGTGACACGGCTGCTGGCGGCGGCGCGTACGCCGTCGTAG
- a CDS encoding sialidase family protein, which produces MTILSRTLLVAAVLVAPITFAANASARSGCTSSVPYVSGDGGYDTYRIPATVVTGQGTVLAFAEGRHNSAGDTGHIDVVLRRSTDGGCTWGPLAVVAAGDGDTRGNPAPVVDPRTGAIVLVTSYNSGAVTEGQIMRGEVTAEQSRRVFVQRSWDDGRTFTAPRDITGEVKPPSWRWYATGPGHAVALTRGAHAGRLVIPANHSAAPAAGSTDTGQEAKYYGGHDLYSDDGGETWRVGFVDATYDGVDNANESSAAELPDGRLYFSSRDQLGTSAGNRLDTYSSDGGVSLDRPYAVQPTLDDVPVVEGSVLQLPGEGAPLLFSAPSVPNARQGMAVWRSSDGGGSFVKAVTLSGEWAGYSDLVAVGGDTVGVLYETGATSAYDTIEFRRLLRTTLSGS; this is translated from the coding sequence ATGACCATCCTGAGCCGCACGCTTCTCGTAGCAGCAGTACTGGTTGCCCCGATCACCTTCGCCGCGAACGCCTCCGCGCGCTCCGGCTGCACGTCGTCCGTGCCGTACGTCTCCGGGGACGGCGGCTACGACACCTACCGCATCCCGGCAACCGTCGTCACCGGCCAGGGCACCGTCCTCGCCTTCGCCGAGGGACGCCACAACAGCGCGGGCGACACCGGCCACATCGACGTCGTCCTCCGGCGCTCCACCGACGGCGGCTGCACGTGGGGCCCGTTGGCGGTGGTGGCCGCGGGGGACGGGGACACCCGGGGCAACCCTGCCCCCGTAGTCGACCCGCGCACCGGCGCGATCGTGCTCGTCACCTCCTACAACAGCGGCGCCGTCACCGAGGGCCAGATCATGCGGGGCGAGGTCACGGCGGAACAGAGTCGCCGGGTGTTCGTGCAGCGCAGCTGGGACGACGGCCGTACCTTCACCGCTCCTCGGGACATCACCGGGGAGGTGAAGCCGCCGAGTTGGCGGTGGTACGCGACGGGGCCCGGTCACGCGGTCGCGCTGACGCGGGGCGCGCATGCGGGGCGCCTGGTCATCCCGGCCAACCACTCCGCCGCGCCGGCCGCCGGGTCCACCGACACCGGCCAGGAGGCGAAGTACTACGGCGGGCACGACCTGTACAGCGACGACGGGGGTGAGACGTGGCGGGTGGGGTTCGTGGACGCCACGTACGACGGGGTCGACAACGCGAACGAGTCGTCCGCGGCCGAACTCCCCGACGGGCGGCTGTACTTCAGCTCGCGGGACCAGCTGGGGACGAGCGCGGGGAATCGGCTCGACACGTACTCCAGCGACGGGGGCGTGAGTCTCGACCGGCCCTACGCGGTCCAGCCCACGCTGGACGACGTGCCTGTGGTGGAGGGGAGTGTTCTCCAACTGCCGGGCGAGGGGGCTCCGTTGTTGTTCTCGGCGCCGTCTGTTCCCAACGCACGGCAGGGGATGGCGGTTTGGCGGAGTTCGGATGGCGGGGGGAGTTTCGTGAAGGCGGTCACGTTGTCGGGGGAGTGGGCGGGGTATTCGGATCTGGTGGCTGTGGGTGGGGACACCGTCGGGGTGCTTTATGAGACTGGGGCGACCAGTGCGTACGACACGATCGAGTTTCGGCGATTGCTGAGGACCACCCTGAGCGGCAGCTGA
- a CDS encoding dipeptide/oligopeptide/nickel ABC transporter permease/ATP-binding protein: protein MPTQFPRFSRKGLAETLSRPGIRLRGWRRLPLASKVAVCFLAVVVLVALFAPLIAPHDPLDQQLPVDGTGHPSADHWMGQDSLGRDILSRLMYGARWSLAIGLGATALALVAGALIGAVAATSRKGVDETLMRCLDVVMAFPGIALAAVLVAVFGGGITVLICAIAFLFTPPVARVVRANVLDQYGEDYVTAERVIGARTPHIVIKHVAVNCAAPILVFCTVQVAEAIVFEASLSFIGAGVRPPDPSWGSVIADGKNMVLTGGWWATVFPGLLMLVTVLSLNILSEGVSDAWAAPAPREVDVRQAIDDDPLDAPEPGSGEVLPLPGLTEAALRLRSRARPLPDPDGQPVLAVENLAIGFEGRHHGVDIVDGISFEVRPGEVLGLVGESGCGKSLTALAVMGLEPKGARVRGHVRFNQRQLVGEPMRVRRRLLGHEMAMVHQDALSSLNPAMTIRAQLKQVIRRGGRRGAGELLTMVGLDPERTLRSYPHELSGGQRQRVLIAMALSRDPKLIVADEPTTALDVTVQAQVIELLLRLREELGFALILVSHDLALIADVTDRVVVMYGGQIVETGVTADLVESPAHHYTRGLLGSVLSLESAAERMTQIKGVVPSPADFPAGCRFADRCPLASDLCRATAPDLVGPRTHTAACHHPAVDLVTTDREAVT from the coding sequence ATGCCCACTCAGTTCCCCCGGTTCTCCCGCAAGGGCCTCGCCGAGACCCTGTCCCGGCCCGGCATCCGGCTGCGCGGCTGGCGCCGACTGCCGCTCGCGTCGAAGGTCGCGGTGTGCTTCCTGGCGGTCGTGGTGCTGGTGGCGCTGTTCGCGCCGCTCATCGCCCCGCACGACCCGCTCGACCAGCAACTCCCCGTCGACGGCACCGGGCACCCCTCGGCCGACCACTGGATGGGCCAGGACAGCCTGGGCCGGGACATCCTCAGCAGGCTGATGTACGGCGCCCGTTGGTCCCTCGCGATCGGGCTCGGGGCGACCGCGCTGGCCCTGGTCGCCGGCGCGCTGATCGGCGCGGTCGCCGCCACCTCCCGCAAGGGCGTCGACGAGACGCTGATGCGCTGCCTGGACGTGGTGATGGCGTTCCCCGGCATCGCGCTGGCGGCCGTGCTGGTCGCGGTGTTCGGCGGCGGGATCACCGTACTGATCTGCGCGATCGCGTTCCTGTTCACCCCGCCGGTCGCAAGGGTCGTACGGGCCAACGTACTTGACCAGTACGGCGAGGACTATGTGACGGCCGAGCGGGTGATCGGCGCCCGCACCCCGCACATCGTCATCAAGCACGTGGCCGTCAACTGCGCCGCCCCGATCCTGGTGTTCTGCACGGTGCAGGTCGCCGAGGCGATCGTCTTCGAGGCGTCGCTGTCCTTCATCGGCGCGGGCGTACGGCCCCCGGACCCGTCCTGGGGCAGTGTCATCGCGGACGGCAAGAACATGGTGCTGACCGGGGGTTGGTGGGCGACGGTCTTCCCCGGCCTGCTGATGCTGGTCACGGTCCTGTCGCTGAACATACTGTCCGAGGGAGTCTCGGACGCGTGGGCGGCCCCGGCGCCGCGCGAGGTGGACGTACGGCAGGCCATCGACGACGACCCGCTCGACGCGCCGGAGCCGGGCAGCGGCGAGGTGCTCCCGCTCCCCGGCCTGACGGAGGCGGCACTCCGACTCCGGTCCCGGGCACGGCCGTTGCCCGACCCGGACGGCCAACCCGTCCTGGCGGTCGAGAACTTGGCGATCGGCTTCGAGGGCCGCCACCACGGCGTGGACATCGTCGACGGCATCAGCTTCGAGGTGCGGCCGGGTGAAGTCCTGGGCCTGGTGGGCGAGTCGGGCTGCGGGAAGTCGCTGACGGCGCTCGCGGTGATGGGCCTGGAACCGAAGGGCGCGCGGGTGCGGGGCCATGTCCGTTTCAACCAGCGGCAGTTGGTGGGCGAGCCGATGCGGGTGCGCCGCAGACTGCTGGGCCACGAGATGGCGATGGTGCACCAGGACGCGCTGTCGTCGCTGAACCCGGCGATGACGATCCGCGCGCAGCTCAAGCAGGTCATACGGCGCGGAGGGCGCCGTGGGGCGGGCGAGTTGCTGACGATGGTCGGCCTCGACCCGGAGCGCACCCTGCGCAGCTACCCGCACGAACTCTCCGGCGGCCAGCGCCAACGCGTCCTGATCGCCATGGCGTTGTCCCGCGACCCGAAGCTGATCGTCGCCGACGAACCGACCACCGCGCTCGATGTCACCGTGCAGGCGCAGGTCATAGAGCTGCTGCTGCGCCTGCGCGAGGAGTTGGGCTTCGCGCTGATCCTCGTCTCGCACGACCTGGCGCTCATCGCCGACGTCACCGACCGGGTGGTGGTGATGTACGGCGGCCAGATCGTCGAGACGGGCGTGACCGCCGACCTGGTGGAGTCACCGGCCCACCACTACACGCGCGGCCTGCTCGGCAGCGTGCTGTCCCTGGAGTCGGCGGCCGAGCGGATGACCCAGATCAAGGGGGTCGTGCCCTCCCCCGCCGACTTTCCGGCGGGCTGTCGGTTCGCGGACCGGTGCCCGCTGGCGAGTGACCTCTGCCGGGCGACGGCGCCGGATCTGGTGGGGCCGCGTACGCATACGGCGGCGTGTCACCATCCGGCGGTTGACCTGGTGACGACGGATCGTGAGGCGGTGACGTGA